In one window of bacterium DNA:
- a CDS encoding proline--tRNA ligase, with protein MLRSRYFVPTLKESPADAQVVSHQLMVRAGLVRQLVAGVYSFLPLGLKALQKAINIVREEMDGIGAQEFFLPSLNPIEIWDETGRNAAFGDDMMRVKDRKGREYALAPTHEEIICHLARSEVRSWRDMPQIWYQIQTKYRDEPRPRSGLLRVRQFLMKDAYSLDIDQDGLDLSYSKHRVAYQRIFERCGLNYFIVGASSGLMGGTGSEEFMIESDAGEDRIARCEATGYAANVEIATSIPHPITDEESVSTPYELVTPEQRTIDEVTALLGVPAYRMVKTLVYITGSDKLVVALLRGDDELVEAKLMAAVGEQIFQAPPNAIPEHFNGADVGFLGPQGVQLPIYADHRLLNGRNLISGANKNGYHLGGLDTGRDFKPTSFVDLRAVKEGEGSPDGGGPLTVVSAIELGHIFKLGTKYSHAMGATYLDEHGKEKDIIMGSYGIGVGRILVGAIEQDHDENGIVWPRSLTPLKATIVPVNVAKKELWEVAEKLHDDCKAIGMELLLDDRDARAGVKFKDADLLGFPYTIVVGDKSVAEGLFEVKDRRTGERSMTTRAALLELLQSV; from the coding sequence ATGTTGCGGTCGCGATATTTTGTTCCAACCCTAAAAGAATCTCCTGCGGATGCCCAAGTTGTCTCGCATCAACTCATGGTGCGCGCGGGTCTTGTCCGGCAACTGGTCGCCGGAGTTTATTCCTTTTTGCCACTCGGTCTCAAAGCCCTTCAGAAAGCCATAAACATCGTCCGCGAGGAGATGGATGGCATCGGTGCACAAGAGTTTTTTCTCCCCTCGTTGAATCCGATTGAAATCTGGGATGAAACCGGACGCAATGCAGCTTTCGGCGACGATATGATGCGGGTAAAAGACCGCAAGGGTCGCGAATACGCATTAGCGCCAACCCATGAAGAAATCATTTGCCACCTCGCACGCAGCGAAGTTCGCTCTTGGCGTGATATGCCGCAAATCTGGTATCAGATTCAAACCAAGTATCGCGACGAACCACGTCCCCGTTCCGGTTTACTGCGTGTCCGACAATTCCTGATGAAGGATGCCTACTCGCTCGATATCGATCAGGACGGGTTAGACCTTTCGTATAGCAAGCACCGCGTAGCTTACCAGCGAATTTTTGAACGGTGCGGTTTGAATTACTTCATCGTCGGCGCATCTTCCGGCTTGATGGGCGGTACCGGCAGCGAAGAATTTATGATTGAATCCGATGCCGGAGAAGATAGGATAGCCCGATGCGAAGCGACTGGCTATGCCGCGAATGTCGAGATTGCCACTTCGATTCCTCATCCCATCACCGATGAAGAATCTGTTTCGACACCTTATGAATTGGTAACACCCGAGCAACGTACCATTGATGAAGTAACTGCCTTGCTTGGTGTTCCTGCCTATCGGATGGTGAAGACGTTGGTTTACATCACAGGATCGGATAAACTGGTGGTCGCGCTGTTACGCGGTGACGATGAATTGGTCGAAGCGAAGTTAATGGCGGCGGTCGGGGAACAAATCTTCCAAGCACCTCCTAACGCAATACCCGAACACTTTAACGGTGCCGATGTCGGATTCTTAGGACCGCAGGGAGTGCAACTCCCAATCTATGCGGATCACCGGTTGTTAAACGGACGCAATCTGATATCCGGTGCGAATAAAAACGGCTATCATCTCGGTGGGCTTGATACTGGTCGTGACTTTAAACCAACCTCTTTTGTCGATTTACGCGCCGTAAAAGAGGGCGAGGGCTCACCTGACGGCGGCGGCCCATTAACTGTCGTTTCTGCAATTGAGTTGGGACATATCTTCAAATTGGGTACTAAGTATTCCCACGCGATGGGTGCAACCTATCTTGATGAGCACGGTAAGGAAAAAGACATCATCATGGGTTCCTATGGCATTGGCGTCGGGCGTATCTTGGTCGGTGCGATTGAGCAGGATCACGACGAGAACGGTATCGTATGGCCACGGTCGTTGACCCCTCTGAAGGCAACGATTGTTCCGGTAAATGTTGCCAAGAAAGAACTCTGGGAAGTTGCCGAGAAGCTGCATGACGATTGCAAAGCAATTGGGATGGAGTTGTTACTCGACGACCGCGATGCGCGCGCCGGAGTGAAATTCAAGGATGCCGATTTGCTCGGATTCCCTTACACCATCGTCGTTGGCGATAAATCAGTTGCCGAAGGTTTGTTTGAAGTAAAAGATCGCCGTACTGGCGAACGTTCGATGACTACCCGGGCTGCTTTGTTAGAGTTGTTACAATCGGTTTAA